One region of Salvia miltiorrhiza cultivar Shanhuang (shh) chromosome 3, IMPLAD_Smil_shh, whole genome shotgun sequence genomic DNA includes:
- the LOC131017324 gene encoding probable phosphoinositide phosphatase SAC9 isoform X1 codes for MESSAGSLRDTSVVVVTLDSSEVYIIVSLSTRTDTQVIYVDPTTGELCYTAKQGYDVFKSQNEALDCITNGSKWPCKSITHARALLGYAALGSFGLLLVATRLTASIPNLPGGGCVYSVTETQWIKISLQNPQAQSKTEIKNIQELTELDIDGKHYFCETRDITRPFPSRMSVQNPDDEFVWNKWFAMPFRKIGLLQHCVILLQGFAECKTFGSLGQQEGVVALTARRSRLHPGTRYLARGINSCYSTGNEVECEQLVWIPKRAGQSAPFTTYIWRRGTIPIWWGAELKLTAAEAEIYVSDRDPYKGSSEYYQRLSQRYDARNLEGAVGGSQKKSALVPIVCVNLLRNGEGKSESVLVQHFEESLNYVRSIGKLPYARIHLINYDWHASVKLKGEQQTIEGLWYLLKAPTVSIGISEGDYLPSRQRINNCKGEIICNDDYDGAFCIRSHQNGVIRFNCADSLDRTNAASFFGALQVFMEQCRRLGISLDSDLVYGYQAPGNFGGYVAPLPPGWEKRSDAVTGKTYYIDHNTRTTTWNHPCPDKPWKRFDMTFDEFKRSTILSPVSQLADLFLVAGDIHATLYTGSKAMHSQILSIFNEEAGKFKQFSAAQNMKITLQRRYKNAVVDSSRQKQLEIFLGLRLFKHFPSVIIDPLHVPSRPFGCFLKPVPSMFASSDGGASLLSFKRKGLVWQVSAQAADVVELFIYLCEPCHVCELLLTIAHGADDTTFPSTVDVRTGRQMDGLKLVLEGASIPQCANGTNILIPLSGPISAEDMAVTGAGSRLHAQESSSPSMLYDFEEVEGELDFQTRVVAVTFYPAVPGRGPMTLGEVEILGVSLPWRSIFSHEESGASLIERLNGHSKEINPFLTEADTNHLDASSTNHREASPFPLESSANSFVDLLTGEVVFPDTVSQPVAQTVVHEGSDLLNFFDDVVSQPVSQGNNNLDDVVTQPVSLANNNSKIVSSQGHSDNGSQEYIRLFKLLSGPHWQERRLDFMEAMKLEIERLRLNLSAAERDRALLSIGIDPASINPNMMLEDSYMGRLYRVASTLALLGLAATEDKTNASIGLGTFDEDTIDFWNVSAIGERCSGGACQVRAETGPPDGASVTSSSSTTSGTSFVCSGCGKKVCRVCSAGQGALLLATCNSKDISGYNGVTSQGGSVYGYSADASSNRSEMLDGIICKSCCNEVVLHALILDYVRILVGQRRNSRADDAARNALNHVFGLSSRNLIPERDNFLKSQENAKVLGKLTDGKESLAEFPFASFLHPVETAAGSAPLLSLVTPVYSGSQESYWRAPPSVSSVEFVIVLNDISDVHGVVLLVSPCGYSMSDAPTVQIWASNTIDREERSCTGKWDIQSLVTSSSELCGPEKSLQDSKVPRHVKLAFKSPSRCRIIWMTLRLPRLGSNSVNLGRDFSLLSMDENPFADLSRRASFGGESGNDPCIHARKIMVVGKSVRGEMGASPQGSDQMNVRNWLERPPQLNRFKVPVEVERLIDNDLILEQYLSQASPMLAGFRLDGFSAIKHRLNHSPSTDLDLGGRNHLIEERLISPAVLYIQVSALQESHNMVTVAEYRLPEVKAGTPMYFDFPSQISTRRITFRLLGDIGAFSDDPTEQDDPEYRPYPWAAGLSLANRVKLYYYADPYELGKWASLSAV; via the exons CAGGTTCTCTAAGGGATACATCTGTTGTTGTTGTCACATTGGACTCAAGTGAAGTGTATATTATTGTCAGTTTGTCTACTAGGACTGACACTCAGGTTATCTATGTTGATCCTACAACTGGGGAACTTTGTTATACTGCTAAGCAGGGTTATGATGTTTTCAAATCACAAAATGAAGCATTAGATTGCATCACAAATGGGTCAAAATGGCCTTGTAAGAGTATAACACATGCCCGGGCACTGTTAGGCTATGCAGCTCTTGGCAGCTTTGGTCTACTGCTTGTTGCAACTAGGTTGACAGCCAGCATTCCAAATTTGCCTGGTGGAGGGTGTGTTTACTCAGTAACGGAGACCCAATGGATTAAAATTTCCCTTCAGAATCCTCAAGcacaaagtaaaactgaaataaaaaatattcaagaaCTAACAGAGCTTGACATTGATGGGAAGCATTACTTCTGCGAAACTAGGGATATAACTCGGCCTTTTCCAAGTCGTATGTCGGTGCAGAACCCAGATGATGAATTTGTGTGGAATAAATGGTTTGCTATGCCGTTCAGGAAGATTGGGCTTCTGCAGCATTGTGTCATTCTTCTGCAG GGGTTTGCTGAATGCAAGACTTTTGGTAGCCTTGGGCAGCAGGAGGGGGTTGTTGCACTTACTGCTCGTCGTAGTAGATTGCATCCTGGAACTCGATACTTAGCTAGGGGTATAAACTCATGTTATAGTACAg GCAATGAAGTTGAGTGTGAACAACTTGTTTGGATTCCCAAAAGAGCTGGTCAAAGCGCTCCTTTTACCACTTACATTTGGCGTAGAGGCaccattcctatctggtggggTGCTGAGTTAAAACTTACTGCTGCTGAAGCAGAAATTTATGTATCCGATCGCGATCCTTATAAAGGGAGCTCAGAGTATTATCAAAGGTTGTCTCAAAGATATGACGCACGGAATCTGGAGGGAGCTGTTGGTGGGAGTCAGAAAAAAAGTGCTTTGGTTCCAATTGTTTGTGTTAACTTACTAAGGAATGGAGAAGGAAAATCTGAATCGGTTTTGGTTCAGCATTTTGAAGAATCTTTAAACTATGTTCGTTCTATTGGGAAACTGCCTTATGCTCGAATtcacttaattaattatgattggCATGCTAGTGTAAAGCTTAAGGGCGAACAACAAACAATTGAAGGACTTTGGTATCTTCTGAAAGCACCCACAGTTTCTATTGGTATTTCTGAGGGGGATTATTTACCCTCTCGCCAAAGGATTAACAACTGCAAAGGTGAAATAATATGTAATGATGACTATGATGGTGCCTTTTGCATAAGATCACACCAAAATGGAGTAATACGTTTCAACTGTGCGGATTCTTTAGATAGAACGAATGCTGCTAGTTTCTTTGGTGCGCTCCAGGTTTTTATGGAGCAATGTAGGCGGTTAGGCATATCACTTGATAGTGATCTTGTATATGGTTATCAAGCACCTGGTAACTTTGGTGGCTATGTTGCTCCATTGCCTCCCGGCTGGGAAAAGCGATCTGATGCAGTGACTGGGAAAACATATTATATTGATCACAACACTAGGACGACAACCTGGAATCATCCTTGTCCAGATAAACCTTGGAAAAGGTTTGACATGACCTTTGACGAGTTTAAGAGATCAACGATCTTGTCACCCGTATCTCAATTAGCTGATCTTTTCTTAGTAGCTGGTGACATTCATGCAACGCTTTATACGGGTTCCAAAGCCATGCACAGCCAAATACTTAGCATTTTTAACGAGGAGGCAGGAAAATTTAAACAGTTCTCTGCTGCACAGAATATGAAAATCACTCTGCAGAGAAGATATAAGAACGCAGTTGTAGATAGCTCCCGTCAGAAGCAACTAGAGATTTTTCTGGGGCTAAGGCTCTTCAAGCATTTTCCTTCAGTGATTATTGATCCCTTACAT GTTCCTTCTCGGCCTTTTGGATGCTTCTTGAAGCCAGTTCCGAGCATGTTTGCATCTTCTGATGGGGGAGCTAGCCTTCTGAGTTTCAAAAGAAAAGGCCTTGTATGG CAGGTTTCTGCGCAGGCTGCAGATGTGGTTGAACTCTTTATATACCTTTGCGAGCCTTGCCATGTTTGTGAGCTTCTTCTCACCATAGCGCATGGTGCTGATGATACTACTTTTCCATCGACAGTTGATGTGAGAACTGGGCGCCAGATGGATGGACTCAAACTTGTTCTCGAG GGAGCCTCTATACCTCAATGTGCAAATGGTACAAACATTTTGATACCATTATCAGGACCTATCAGTGCAGAGGATATGGCTGTCACTGGGGCAGGTTCTCGTTTACATGCACAAGAATCCTCAAGCCCTTCTATGTTATATGATTTTGAAGAAGTTGAAGGAGAACTGGATTTTCAAACTCGTGTTGTTGCTGTAACATTTTATCCTGCTGTGCCTGGGAGAGGCCCAATGACCCTCGGTGAG GTGGAGATACTTGGAGTTTCTCTTCCATGGAGGTCTATATTTTCCCATGAAGAGAGTGGTGCTAGTTTAATTGAACGCTTAAATGGTCACTCAAAGGAAATTAACCCTTTCCTTACTGAAGCAGATACCAATCACTTAGATGCTTCCTCAACGAATCATAGAGAGGCTTCTCCATTCCCATTAGAATCATCAGCTAACTCATTTGTGGACCTTCTGACTGGAGAAGTAGTATTTCCAGACACGGTTTCTCAACCAGTTGCTCAGACTGTTGTTCATGAAGGGAGTGACTTGCTTAACTTCTTCGATGATGTTGTCAGCCAGCCAGTTTCTCAGGGAAATAACAACTTGGATGATGTTGTCACGCAGCCAGTTTCTCTGGCAAATAACAACTCCAAGATTGTTTCATCTCAAGGACATTCAGATAATGGTTCTCAAGAGTACATCAGATTGTTCAAACTTCTTTCAGGACCTCACTGG CAGGAAAGAAGATTAGATTTCATGGAAGCCATGAAACTTGAAATAGAACGTCTTCGGCTGAATCTTTCTGCTGCTGAAAGGGATAGAGCCCTCTTATCAATAGGCATTGATCCTGCCAGCATAAATCCAAATATGATGCTCGAGGATTCATACATGGGAAGATTATACAGGGTGGCAAGCACCCTTGCACTACTTGGGCTAGCTGCAACAGAGGACAAAACTAATGCTTCGATTGGGCTTGGAACATTTGATGAAGACACTATTGATTTCTGGAATGTTTCTGCAATTGGGGAGAGGTGTTCAGGTGGTGCATGCCAAGTACGTGCTGAAACTGGGCCACCTGATGGTGCATCGGtgacttcttcatcttcaacaACTTCAGGGACCTCTTTTGTCTGTTCTGGATGTGGGAAAAAGGTTTGCAGAGTTTGTTCTGCAGGACAAGGAGCTCTTTTGCTTGCGACTTGTAACTCGAAGGACATCTCAGGCTATAATGGTGTAACTAGCCAGGGAGGATCTGTCTATGGATATTCAGCTGATGCTTCTTCAAATCGCTCTGAAATGCTTGACGGGATCATTTGTAAATCATGCTGCAATGAAGTTGTCCTTCATGCATTGATATTGGACTATGTCAGGATCTTGGTTGGCCAAAGAAGAAATTCTAGAGCAGATGATGCTGCTAGGAATGCCTTGAACCACGTATTTGGATTGTCATCAAGAAATTTAATTCCTGAAAGAGATAATTTTCTAAAGAGTCAAGAAAATGCAAAGGTCTTAGGGAAGTTGACTGATGGCAAGGAATCACTTGCAGAGTTCCCATTTGCCAGCTTTCTACACCCG GTTGAAACAGCAGCTGGTTCAGCGCCATTGTTGTCCTTGGTTACTCCTGTGTATTCTGGATCACAAGAGTCATATTGGAGAGCTCCACCTAGTGTCTCGTCCGTGGAATTTGTCATTGTTCTCAATGATATTTCTGATGTCCATGGTGTTGTCCTCTTGGTTAGTCCGTGTGGCTATTCAATGTCTGATGCTCCTACT GTACAAATCTGGGCTAGCAATACAATAGACAGGGAAGAAAGATCATGCACAGGGAAATGGGATATTCAATCGCTTGTAACTTCTTCATCTGAACTTTGTGGCCCAGAGAAGTCACTTCAAGATAGCAAAGTGCCTAGGCACGTGAAATTGGCCTTCAAGAGCCCATCCCGATGCCGCATCATTTGGATGACGTTGCGTCTTCCAAGACTTGGGTCTAATTCTGTCAATCTTGGAAGAGACTTCTCTCTTCTGTCTATGGATGAAAATCCCTTCGCAGACCTGAGTAGACGTGCCTCTTTTGGTGGTGAGTCTGGTAATGATCCATGCATTCATGCAAGAAAAATTATGGTGGTTGGCAAATCAGTGAGAGGAGAGATGGGAGCATCACCACAAGGTTCTGACCAAATGAATGTTAGAAACTGGTTGGAGAGACCTCCACAGTTGAATCGGTTCAAG GTTCCGGTTGAGGTTGAAAGATTAATTGACAATGATCTTATTCTCGAACAATATTTATCCCAAGCTTCGCCTATGCTGGCTGGATTTCGTCTGGATGGTTTCAGTGCGATAAAGCACCGTTTAAATCATTCACCTTCAACAGATTTAGATTTAGGGGGTAGGAACCATCTTATAGAAGAGAGGCTCATATCTCCTGCTGTGTTGTATATTCAAGTGTCCGCTCTCCAG GAGTCCCACAATATGGTGACTGTTGCTGAGTATCGGCTACCAGAAGTCAAGGCTGGGACACCCATGTACTTTGATTTCCCTAGCCAGATAAGCACTCGCCGCATAACATTTCGTCTGCTTGGAGATATTGGTGCGTTCTCAGATGACCCGACAGAACAAGATGATCCAGAATACAGACCGTACCCATGGGCTGCAGGGTTGTCGTTGGCGAACAGAGTTAAGTTGTACTATTATGCTGATCCTTATGAACTTGGAAAATGGGCCAGTCTTTCAGCAGTCTGA